The Variovorax sp. PMC12 genome segment GGGCCTTCCTTGCCGGCCAGGCATTCGTCGATGTAGCGCTTCACGGGCTCGTCCCAGTGGCGCATGTTGCTCATGTTGATGGCAAATTCCTTGGTGTCAGCCGGAATCTGGATGTCTTCCTGCGTCAGCACGAAGCTGCCTTGCTCGCGGTCCAGCGTGAACATGGCCACGCCGTTGCCCACGGTCAGCACCAGGGTGGTTTGCGGGCCGTAGATGCAGTAGCCGGCGGCCACCTGCTGGGTGCCGGGCTGCAGGAAGTCGCTTTCCTGCACGCCGGGGTGGTCGTCGGGCTTCTTCAGCACGCTGAAGATGGTGCCGATGCTCACGTTCACGTCGATGTTGCTGCTGCCGTCCAGCGGGTCGAACATGAGCAGGTATTCGCCCTGCGGGTAGCGGTTGGGCACCACGTGGATGGATTCCATTTCCTCGCTGGCCATGGCCGCGAGGTGGCCGCCCCATTCGTTGGCTTCGATCAGCACTTCGTTGGCGATGATGTCCAGCTTCTTCTGGATCTCGCCCTGCACGTTCTCGCTCTCGGCCGTGCCGAGCACGCCGCCCAGCGCGCCCTTGTTGACGGCCTGGCTGATGCTCTTGCAGGCACGGGCGACCACTTCGAGCAGCAGGCGCAGCTGGCCGGGAATGAGGCCGTCGGCGCGCTGTTGTTCGACGAGGTAGCGGGTGAGGGAAATCTTTTGTTGAGCCATGTGTCTTGTGGGGTTCGGTTGCTTCAGTTTCCGGCGAGAGCGCGCGTCACCACTTCATGGGTGTCCTTGCTCAGGTCGGGCTTTGCGGCCACGCGGGCAATGGCTTCGCGCGCGGCGCTGCGGTATGGCTCGGCCAGCTTGCTCCAGCGGTCGAGCGAGCGCGCCAGGCGCGCGGCCACCTGCGGGTTGATGGCGTCCAGTTCGATGACGCGTTCGCTCCAGAACACGTAGCCGGCCGCGTCGGGGCGGTGGAAGGCGCCGGGGTTGGCGCTGCAGTAGCTGAAGATCACGCTGCGCGCGCGGTTGGGGTTCTTCAGCGAGAAGTCGGGGTGCTTCATCAGCT includes the following:
- a CDS encoding class 1 fructose-bisphosphatase, with protein sequence MAQQKISLTRYLVEQQRADGLIPGQLRLLLEVVARACKSISQAVNKGALGGVLGTAESENVQGEIQKKLDIIANEVLIEANEWGGHLAAMASEEMESIHVVPNRYPQGEYLLMFDPLDGSSNIDVNVSIGTIFSVLKKPDDHPGVQESDFLQPGTQQVAAGYCIYGPQTTLVLTVGNGVAMFTLDREQGSFVLTQEDIQIPADTKEFAINMSNMRHWDEPVKRYIDECLAGKEGPRGKDFNMRWIASMVADVHRILMRGGVFMYPWDKREPEKAGKLRLMYEANPMSWLVEQAGGAATNGKQRILELQPSKLHERVSVMLGSRNEVERLTKYHAEKA